Genomic DNA from Dethiosulfovibrio faecalis:
TCGCTATGTGAGCAAAAAAGAGGACTGATGCTGGTCACAGGGCCCACCGGACACGGGAAAAGCACCACGTTGGCGGCGTGCATCCAGCACATAAATTTGACCCGAAAGGAACATATAATAACCATAGAGGATCCTGTAGAATATATGTACAGGTCGGAAAACTCCGTCGTGCATCAAAGAGAGGTGGGATCCGATACAGCTTCCTTCGCCGAGGCCCTTAAAAGGGCTTTAAGACAGGACCCCGACGTCATCCTTATAGGAGAGATGCGAGATCTTGAGACCATAGGAGCGGCCATAACAGCTGCCGAGACGGGCCATCTGGTCTTCGCTACCCTACACACCAGGGATGCCTCTCAGTCTATCGACAGGATGATAGACGTATTTCCTCCCCATCAACAGCAGCAGATAAGGCTTCAGCTTGCGTCATCGCTGATAGGGATCTGCTCTCAGCAGCTTATCCCTATGCCGGGGGGCGGCCGAGTGGTGGCTACCGAACTGCTCAGGGTGAATCCGGCGGTGAGAAACTGCATAAGAGAGGGTAAGACGGGTCAGATCAAGACCATAATGCAGACTGGCTCGGAGGTCGGAATGCATTCCATGGAGCAGGATCTGTCTCGACTGGTGTTAAAGGGCATGTTGACTTTCGAACAGGCCGGAACCTATGCCTACGATCGCAAGGACTTCGAGCGCCTCGTGTTCGAGGCCGACGATCTTGGATAAGGCGGTGATTGGCCGTGAAATATCGTTATAAGGCGAGAGCCTCGGACGGGAAAATAGACGTGGGAGTTATAGAGGCCAACGACACCCGATCCGTGGTCGCTCAGATTCGAAAGAAAGGCATGCTGCCAGTCTCCATAGAGGAGGGAGGCGGATCGGTAAAAGATAAGGATCGATCGTCAGGAGGTTCCCGGTTCTCTTCGTCGGAGGGACTTTTCGGTCGGCTTCAGAGGATCGGTACGGTGCCGTTGAAGGATAAGGCGGTTTTCTTTCGCCAACTGGCCACTATGGTAAGAGCCGGGGTCAACCTGGGATCCTCTCTGGATATACTGGCGGAACAGACTAAAAACAAGATACTCACCGATGGTATCTCCAAGGTCAAGAGAATGGTCGACGGAGGGCAATCCCTCAGCTACTCGATGGGGAA
This window encodes:
- a CDS encoding type IV pilus twitching motility protein PilT, which translates into the protein MSLSVRIHDLLGEVVKKRSSDLHLSVGNRPIMRIDGCLVKVSNVGVVEEDDMETILSDVLSEDQRETFFEKKEMDFGFSFKRDDLEARFRGNCFYELGNPAMALRLIPTDIRTLDQLLLPQALESLCEQKRGLMLVTGPTGHGKSTTLAACIQHINLTRKEHIITIEDPVEYMYRSENSVVHQREVGSDTASFAEALKRALRQDPDVILIGEMRDLETIGAAITAAETGHLVFATLHTRDASQSIDRMIDVFPPHQQQQIRLQLASSLIGICSQQLIPMPGGGRVVATELLRVNPAVRNCIREGKTGQIKTIMQTGSEVGMHSMEQDLSRLVLKGMLTFEQAGTYAYDRKDFERLVFEADDLG